A portion of the Myxococcales bacterium genome contains these proteins:
- a CDS encoding site-specific DNA-methyltransferase, with the protein MSAHPVARLTPLRRVAQRGNRNAESALVCGDNLDVMARLGLSHRGRFRLAYVDPPYNTGRTFKEYKDARAPEEWRAMMRVRLELLSPLMAEAGTVVAEIDDTELGALIALFDDVFGRDNRVSIVTVVRSAATGHKAINRGPVNVADYLLVYAKDKRRFRPNAGYRRRDRDPAYGTVIADRAAPPETYTFQPLGRAVAEAMGYPSRLAATRALGRDVFAARVDRFCLDEPERVVRFAQPRYEAVSQEARALIDRSRLEPSRVFVLQREGFRPLILRGGNRLLFLSDKVKDHEGERCFVEPLTNVWDDIPFQGLAREGGVTFSRNKKPERLLARIVQLFSDVGDWVLDPFLGSGTTAAVAEKLGRKYVGIEGSQAVFDELCVPRLERVIAGKDAAGIRKVVGQGEAKSARGGFGIYA; encoded by the coding sequence GTGTCTGCACACCCGGTCGCCCGGCTCACCCCGCTCCGTCGCGTCGCCCAGCGCGGCAATCGGAACGCGGAGAGCGCGCTCGTCTGCGGCGACAACCTCGACGTCATGGCGCGCCTCGGCCTATCGCACCGGGGTCGCTTTCGCCTCGCTTACGTCGATCCGCCTTACAACACGGGGCGCACCTTCAAGGAGTACAAGGACGCGCGGGCGCCCGAAGAGTGGCGCGCGATGATGCGCGTCCGCCTCGAGCTCCTCTCGCCGCTCATGGCGGAGGCCGGCACCGTCGTCGCTGAGATCGACGACACCGAGCTCGGGGCGCTGATCGCCCTTTTCGACGACGTCTTCGGCCGCGACAACCGCGTCAGCATCGTGACCGTCGTAAGGAGCGCCGCCACCGGCCACAAGGCCATCAATCGCGGCCCGGTGAACGTCGCCGACTACCTGCTCGTTTACGCGAAGGACAAGCGGCGCTTTCGCCCCAACGCTGGATACCGTCGCCGCGATCGCGATCCGGCCTACGGCACCGTCATCGCCGACCGCGCGGCGCCGCCCGAAACCTACACGTTTCAGCCGCTCGGCCGCGCCGTCGCCGAGGCCATGGGCTACCCCTCTCGCCTCGCGGCGACGCGGGCCCTTGGACGCGACGTCTTCGCCGCGCGCGTCGACCGGTTTTGCCTCGACGAGCCAGAGCGCGTCGTGCGATTCGCGCAGCCTCGCTACGAAGCCGTAAGCCAGGAGGCACGCGCGCTCATCGATCGTTCGCGCCTCGAGCCGAGCCGCGTCTTCGTGCTCCAGCGCGAAGGGTTCCGGCCGCTCATCTTGCGCGGAGGCAACCGGCTGCTCTTCCTCTCCGACAAGGTCAAAGACCACGAGGGCGAACGCTGCTTCGTCGAGCCGCTCACCAACGTATGGGACGACATCCCCTTCCAGGGTCTCGCGCGCGAAGGCGGCGTCACCTTCTCACGCAACAAGAAGCCAGAGCGACTCTTGGCGCGCATCGTTCAGCTCTTTAGCGATGTCGGCGACTGGGTCTTGGACCCCTTCCTTGGAAGCGGCACGACGGCTGCCGTCGCAGAGAAGCTCGGCCGCAAGTACGTGGGCATCGAGGGGTCACAAGCCGTCTTCGACGAGCTTTGCGTGCCCCGCCTGGAGCGCGTCATCGCGGGCAAGGACGCGGCCGGCATTCGAAAGGTCGTCGGCCAGGGCGAGGCCAAAAGCGCGAGAGGAGGCTTCGGCATCTATGCTTGA
- a CDS encoding transglycosylase SLT domain-containing protein codes for MLDRARRRPSAGLSLSLAIALTFVACEQRPAATPGAVDAQVAIASGPLDASAPPAWAELVRQERYAEAAKAIDALTEAARQQPELRYLRARVALELGDGTLAHRLLDGLEAALPLLAEDVLDRRADAAMAKGRFAEAGERYASKASLSQQLKASRAFERALDAARARSAADRVVAGKTPRRDEAEARARRLRLGGRSVREDIDDARWLAVEGADLPEAEGALARLAALEPTKPLDITEQTRRARVLGDAGRVDDAIKAVEEMPQAAGPLAQLERLKLRAEIFYKSRSHAREAARAYDECVKFAGPRAVEESFKAARALSRADRDDEAIERFLHLARRAPTSPWGEEALFLAARLELLHGRSPKAARLFDEHKKAHGDKRKEATRLRALSYLLAGYHSQAIQLFEQLSDDDREPLAAARARTMAALAAQRAGDRTLAVARWTDVARSRPLSWPALVARARLAEMKAAVPASFEPAPTVDTAPADPIRVNLPPPVDLLHRLGLDDDAEAALRERESAVTAAAPGRSTEALCAAYGALGRGRRRYQVAQQIPQSALFAAPTPRARWTWQCAYPAPWLDDVSANEATFKLPEGLVHAVMRQESGFDPDAVSPARAVGLMQLMPDTARSVAAAETNLSFEESQLTQPSLNVKLGARYMKTLLERFHDNVPLAVAGYNGGPDNVAKWAARLPTVPLDVFVEQIPYAETRGYVVRVLGNLARYAYLRGGDDALPKLVLAPLEPK; via the coding sequence ATGCTTGACCGCGCGCGCCGCCGCCCTTCCGCCGGCCTATCCCTCAGCCTCGCGATCGCCCTGACCTTCGTCGCTTGCGAACAGCGTCCCGCGGCGACACCCGGCGCGGTCGACGCTCAGGTGGCCATCGCCAGCGGGCCGCTCGACGCCAGCGCGCCCCCCGCGTGGGCCGAGCTCGTGCGCCAAGAGCGCTACGCCGAGGCCGCCAAGGCCATCGATGCGTTGACAGAGGCGGCGCGACAGCAGCCGGAGCTTCGGTACCTCCGCGCGCGCGTCGCGCTCGAGCTCGGCGACGGTACGTTGGCCCATCGTCTGTTGGACGGCCTCGAGGCAGCCCTGCCTCTTCTCGCGGAAGACGTGCTCGATCGACGCGCCGATGCGGCCATGGCGAAGGGACGCTTCGCAGAGGCCGGCGAACGGTACGCGTCGAAGGCGAGCTTGTCGCAACAACTGAAGGCCTCGCGCGCCTTTGAGCGCGCGCTCGACGCGGCGCGCGCCCGCAGCGCCGCGGACCGCGTCGTCGCAGGAAAGACACCGCGACGCGACGAGGCAGAAGCGCGCGCGAGGCGCCTCCGGCTCGGCGGTCGCTCGGTCCGCGAAGACATCGACGACGCACGTTGGCTCGCCGTTGAAGGCGCCGACCTCCCGGAGGCCGAAGGCGCCTTGGCGCGCCTCGCGGCCCTTGAGCCGACCAAGCCCCTCGACATCACCGAGCAGACGCGCCGCGCCCGGGTCCTCGGCGACGCGGGGCGCGTCGACGACGCCATCAAGGCCGTGGAAGAGATGCCGCAGGCCGCGGGCCCGCTGGCGCAACTGGAACGCCTCAAGCTCCGCGCCGAGATCTTCTACAAATCGCGAAGCCACGCGCGCGAGGCCGCTCGGGCCTACGACGAGTGTGTGAAGTTCGCCGGCCCGCGGGCCGTGGAAGAGTCCTTCAAGGCGGCGCGCGCCCTCTCGCGCGCGGACCGCGACGACGAAGCCATCGAGCGCTTCCTTCATTTGGCGCGGCGGGCGCCGACGTCTCCTTGGGGAGAAGAGGCGCTCTTTCTCGCCGCGCGACTCGAGCTTCTCCATGGTCGTTCACCAAAGGCGGCGCGCCTCTTCGACGAGCACAAGAAGGCGCACGGCGACAAGCGCAAGGAGGCGACGAGACTGCGCGCGCTCTCGTACCTGTTGGCCGGGTACCACAGCCAAGCGATCCAACTGTTCGAGCAGCTCAGCGACGACGACCGCGAACCGCTTGCGGCGGCGCGTGCCCGAACGATGGCGGCGCTGGCGGCGCAACGCGCCGGCGACCGAACGCTCGCGGTCGCGCGTTGGACCGACGTGGCGCGCTCACGCCCACTCTCGTGGCCGGCCCTCGTGGCGCGGGCGCGGCTCGCCGAAATGAAGGCGGCGGTGCCCGCGTCCTTCGAGCCGGCCCCCACCGTTGACACGGCGCCTGCGGATCCGATTCGCGTCAATCTCCCGCCCCCCGTCGATCTCTTGCATCGCCTCGGGCTCGACGACGACGCGGAAGCGGCGCTGCGTGAGCGCGAGTCGGCGGTCACGGCCGCCGCGCCGGGCCGTTCGACGGAGGCGCTGTGCGCCGCGTACGGCGCGCTCGGTCGCGGGCGACGTCGCTACCAGGTGGCGCAGCAGATCCCTCAAAGCGCCCTCTTCGCAGCCCCCACGCCGCGCGCCCGCTGGACTTGGCAATGCGCGTATCCAGCGCCGTGGCTCGACGATGTGAGCGCAAACGAAGCGACCTTCAAATTGCCCGAGGGGCTCGTTCACGCCGTGATGCGGCAAGAGAGCGGGTTTGACCCCGACGCCGTCTCGCCCGCTCGCGCCGTCGGGCTCATGCAGCTCATGCCGGACACGGCACGCAGCGTTGCCGCCGCGGAGACCAACCTGTCCTTCGAAGAAAGCCAGCTCACGCAGCCGAGCCTGAACGTCAAGCTCGGGGCCCGCTACATGAAGACGTTGCTCGAACGGTTCCACGACAACGTGCCGCTCGCGGTGGCGGGATACAACGGCGGCCCCGACAACGTGGCCAAGTGGGCCGCGCGGCTTCCGACGGTACCGCTCGATGTCTTCGTGGAGCAGATCCCGTACGCCGAGACGCGAGGCTACGTGGTCCGCGTCCTCGGAAATCTCGCGCGCTATGCCTACTTGCGCGGCGGGGACGACGCGCTGCCGAAGCTCGTCCTGGCCCCCCTCGAGCCCAAGTAG